The Trichomycterus rosablanca isolate fTriRos1 chromosome 22, fTriRos1.hap1, whole genome shotgun sequence genome has a window encoding:
- the LOC134300282 gene encoding heat shock protein beta-11-like: MPSHRSKTGLVFKHGASGDSDGNLFTHLRLKPGKNANKANYANSATPPGYDGNLDELSAVNRNTRRFPVLSGGTYKEQRDLWSPHSAESFRTFTDEDKDSESVMEVLLRDDPFFGDGYLLWPRPRGLTERFLQRRANTMQRLNMDSLMNQLFQSLEQISSSSSSSSLSSASSSSSCRHARPYNVSLNTCGFSAEDITVKVRGGKLEVRVATPTNPDADATNPNTTGFVRSVDLPDHVDPSTLACTLGDDGFLRIESKPKEMSEEERLVPIRFRTTLDFPLNKDDPEKND, encoded by the exons ATGCCCAGTCACAGATCTAAAACAGGACTGGTGTTTAAACACGGTGCGTCAG GTGATTCTGACGGGAACCTTTTTACCCACCTGAGGCTGAAACCTGGTAAAAATGCCAACAAAGCCAACTATGCCAACAGTGCCACTCCTCCTGGATATGATGGGAATCT GGATGAGCTCAGCGCTGTAAACAGGAACACCAGGAGGTTCCCGGTTCTCAGTGGAGGAACATATAAAGAGCAAAGAGACCTGTGGTCACCACACTCAGCTGAGAGCTTCAGAACCTTCACTGACGAGGACAAAGACTCAGAGTCTGTGATGGAAGTCCTGCTCAGAGACGATCCCTTCTTCGGGGACGGGTACCTGCTGTGGCCCAGACCGCGAGGACTTACCGAGCGCTTCCTGCAGCGCAGAGCTAACACCATGCAGAGACTTAACATGGACAGTCTCATGAATCAGCTCTTCCAGAGTCTGGAACAGatctcctcatcatcatcatcatcctctttATCATctgcttcctcctcctcctcctgcagACACGCCCGTCCCTACAACGTCTCCCTGAACACTTGCGGCTTCTCCGCGGAGGACATCACGGTCAAAGTGCGTGGAGGAAAGCTGGAGGTCCGGGTGGCTACACCCACCAACCCTGATGCAGACGCCACAAACCCAAACACCACAGGGTTCGTGAGGAGTGTGGATCTTCCCGATCACGTCGACCCGTCCACGCTCGCCTGCACGCTGGGGGACGACGGCTTCCTTAGAATCGAGTCCAAACCCAAGGAGATGTCGGAGGAGGAGCGTCTCGTTCCCATCCGCTTCAGGACCACGCTGGATTTCCCTCTCAACAAAGACGATCCGGAGAAGAACGACTAA
- the hspb9 gene encoding heat shock protein beta-9 encodes MTTQSIMESLFGDDPFFQDDWLLWERRGALTERFLQRRAELLESFNIDGLMKDLLQGLNDISSSSSSSYSSSSSSKVVYPTKPDSSSTDSGTEGVMKSVELPDHKDPPALTSTQEDDDLLRNVQSLDDLFIPASSPSSSTSSPSSSACNIFFMDASGASPEDITVTLSGRKLEINVAKPTAPDVKSVELPDHVHPSTLTCTLGDDGFLRIQTEKDETSKEEQLIPIRFRASLDFTMNKDD; translated from the coding sequence ATGACGACCCAGTCCATCATGGAGAGCCTGTTCGGGGACGATCCCTTCTTCCAGGACGACTGGCTGCTGTGGGAGAGACGTGGCGCCCTCACCGAGCGCTTCCTTCAGCGCAGAGCAGAacttctggagagttttaacaTAGACGGACTCATGAAAGATCTCCTCCAGGGCCTGAACGACATCTCCTCGTCTTCTTCCTCCTCATActcatcttcatcatcctccAAGGTTGTGTACCCGACCAAACCAGACTCGTCCAGCACTGACTCCGGCACTGAGGGAGTCATGAAGAGCGTGGAGCTCCCGGACCACAAAGATCCACCAGCGCTCACCAGCACACAGGAGGACGACGACTTACTGAGGAACGTTCAGAGCCTGGACGACCTCTTCATCCCAGCATCCTCTCCCTCTTCATCAActtcatcaccatcatcctCTGCCTGTAACATTTTCTTCATGGACGCATCCGGCGCCTCTCCAGAGGACATCACCGTGACCCTCAGTGGCCGGAAGCTGGAGATCAACGTGGCCAAACCGACCGCACCAGACGTGAAGAGCGTGGAGCTTCCCGATCATGTTCATCCATCCACGCTCACCTGTACGCTGGGGGACGACGGCTTCCTGAGGATCCAGACCGAAAAAGACGAGACGTCAAAGGAAGAGCAGCTCATTCCGATCCGCTTCAGGGCGTCGCTGGACTTCACCATGAACAAAGACGACTAG